A genome region from Neptunomonas japonica JAMM 1380 includes the following:
- a CDS encoding thioredoxin family protein: MKVQALFHSIIALIFSAVMTAAYAQGLPSANNFFEDAKQQGDNRVSIVMVSQRDCSYCELIHNDFLDPMYQGGRYKDKALFRELKIDSSGVITDFNGEEITIKRFAKRYHASLTPTLLFLDRKGQALVPNMVGVNTPEFYGYYLDQSIDKAIYLLKKSAK, translated from the coding sequence ATGAAGGTACAAGCACTCTTTCATAGCATTATCGCTCTCATTTTTAGCGCCGTAATGACAGCAGCATATGCACAAGGTCTACCCAGTGCCAATAATTTTTTTGAAGATGCGAAACAGCAAGGCGATAATCGTGTATCCATTGTGATGGTAAGCCAGCGTGATTGCAGCTATTGCGAACTCATTCATAATGATTTTCTTGACCCTATGTATCAGGGAGGCCGGTATAAAGATAAAGCGCTCTTTAGAGAACTGAAAATTGACTCAAGCGGTGTAATTACTGACTTTAATGGAGAGGAGATCACTATAAAGCGCTTTGCAAAACGCTACCATGCAAGCCTAACGCCCACTCTACTGTTCCTTGACCGCAAAGGGCAAGCACTCGTGCCTAATATGGTTGGCGTTAACACACCCGAGTTCTACGGCTACTACCTAGACCAGTCGATAGACAAAGCTATTTATTTACTAAAGAAATCAGCCAAATAA
- a CDS encoding alpha/beta hydrolase, which translates to MYKILLNTTALLLLTSQPLFAQEVTTKHENLTLNAQMQFAEGSSFADGVVLITHGTLAHNKMELIETLQLLLSDSGLNSLAINLSLGINDRHGMYDCQVPHKHKHTDAINEIGAWTNWLKNQGAQNLVLMGHSRGGNQTAWFATNNPTQIKAQVLLAPATWTDEGEKNNYQQRYSQSLTNILSQVEKANKDTWLKDTNFIYCANSQVKAGAFLNYYQADERFNTPFLLNDIKIPTLVISASEDKTVSDLPKMLSQVSNSQVEHRIIEGADHYFRDLYADEVIELVVEFLENQE; encoded by the coding sequence ATGTATAAAATCCTTCTAAACACCACCGCTCTTTTACTACTCACATCGCAACCTCTCTTTGCACAAGAAGTCACGACCAAGCACGAAAATCTCACATTAAATGCACAGATGCAATTCGCCGAAGGAAGCTCCTTCGCTGATGGTGTTGTACTCATTACACATGGCACGCTGGCACATAACAAAATGGAGCTCATTGAGACGTTACAGTTATTATTAAGCGACTCAGGCCTGAATTCTTTAGCCATTAATCTAAGTCTGGGTATTAACGATAGGCACGGCATGTATGATTGCCAGGTGCCACACAAGCATAAACATACAGATGCAATTAATGAAATAGGTGCTTGGACAAACTGGCTAAAAAACCAAGGTGCCCAAAACCTTGTGTTAATGGGCCACTCTCGCGGAGGAAACCAAACAGCATGGTTCGCAACCAATAACCCCACACAAATTAAAGCCCAGGTATTGCTCGCACCCGCCACATGGACTGATGAAGGTGAAAAAAATAATTACCAGCAACGCTATTCGCAATCTCTTACAAATATTTTATCTCAAGTTGAAAAAGCCAATAAAGATACTTGGCTTAAAGATACAAACTTCATTTATTGCGCCAATAGTCAGGTCAAAGCCGGGGCGTTTCTTAATTACTATCAAGCTGACGAGCGCTTCAACACACCTTTTCTCTTGAACGATATTAAGATACCAACGCTGGTTATCAGCGCCTCAGAAGACAAAACGGTTTCTGATCTCCCCAAAATGTTGAGCCAGGTTTCTAATTCGCAAGTAGAACACCGCATCATTGAAGGAGCAGATCATTACTTTAGGGACCTGTATGCTGACGAAGTGATAGAATTAGTTGTTGAATTTTTGGAAAATCAAGAATGA
- a CDS encoding adenine phosphoribosyltransferase, translating into MSYDEFYVKSVIRSLPDWPEPGVVFRDITPIFKDPKALRMVADAFIQRYMNSELTHIACIDARGFLIASIMAYQMQKPLVLVRKKGKLPGETVHQEYKLEYGTAAVEMQIDSVGPGDRVLVFDDLIATGGTILAACTLIKKLGAEVIESAALVDLPDLNGSIRIQEAGVPVYTMLAYEGL; encoded by the coding sequence ATGTCTTACGACGAATTTTATGTCAAGTCAGTTATCCGATCATTACCTGACTGGCCAGAGCCTGGTGTAGTCTTTCGCGACATCACGCCAATTTTCAAAGACCCTAAAGCATTACGCATGGTCGCAGACGCATTTATTCAGCGGTATATGAATTCAGAACTCACACACATTGCTTGCATTGACGCTCGAGGCTTCCTCATTGCTTCAATCATGGCTTACCAAATGCAGAAACCTTTAGTACTTGTACGTAAAAAAGGGAAATTACCAGGCGAAACCGTACACCAAGAATATAAGCTGGAGTATGGTACGGCGGCCGTAGAAATGCAGATAGACTCGGTAGGCCCGGGTGACCGCGTATTAGTATTCGATGACCTTATTGCAACCGGCGGGACTATTCTTGCTGCCTGCACCCTAATAAAGAAATTAGGTGCTGAAGTAATAGAAAGTGCTGCACTCGTTGATCTTCCAGACTTAAACGGCTCTATCCGTATTCAAGAAGCAGGTGTTCCCGTTTACACCATGCTGGCCTACGAAGGTCTGTAG